In the genome of Pseudomonas protegens, one region contains:
- a CDS encoding peptidoglycan DD-metalloendopeptidase family protein: MLVRLLLIALLLALSACSSNSSSPGGNAPLKAGEYRVKRGDTLYSIASRNGTSWKEVARLNGLKAPYTVEVGQVLRVGGAAKTTRVVSSSRSSASKSKAKAPPPAPPMPKVTLQGWSWPLRGVLIGRFSPTGKLNQGIRIATTEGQPIQATLGGKVAFAGYMRGYGNLMILQHGPSYTSTYAYNSKLLVKEGQMVIKGQKIAEAGSQDTDRAQLYFEIRANGVPVDPLRLLPPG; encoded by the coding sequence GTGTTGGTAAGACTTCTATTGATTGCACTGCTGCTGGCGCTATCGGCCTGCAGCTCCAATTCCTCCAGCCCTGGCGGCAATGCACCGCTCAAGGCCGGTGAATACCGGGTCAAGCGTGGTGACACGCTGTATTCGATCGCCAGCCGCAACGGCACCAGCTGGAAGGAAGTGGCGCGGCTCAACGGCCTCAAGGCGCCCTATACCGTGGAAGTCGGCCAGGTGCTGCGGGTGGGCGGCGCGGCCAAGACCACCCGGGTGGTCAGCAGCTCGCGCAGCAGCGCCAGCAAGAGCAAGGCCAAGGCCCCGCCGCCTGCCCCGCCCATGCCCAAGGTCACCCTGCAGGGCTGGAGCTGGCCGCTGCGCGGGGTGCTGATCGGCCGCTTCTCGCCCACTGGCAAACTCAACCAGGGCATCCGCATCGCCACCACCGAAGGCCAGCCGATCCAGGCCACCCTGGGTGGCAAGGTGGCCTTCGCCGGCTACATGCGCGGCTACGGCAACCTGATGATCCTGCAGCACGGCCCTTCCTACACCAGCACCTATGCCTACAACAGCAAGCTGCTGGTCAAGGAAGGCCAGATGGTGATCAAAGGCCAGAAGATCGCCGAAGCCGGCTCCCAGGACACCGACCGCGCCCAGCTGTACTTCGAGATCCGCGCCAACGGCGTACCGGTGGACCCGCTGCGGTTGTTGCCGCCGGGGTGA
- a CDS encoding P-loop NTPase fold protein: protein MSVTQAFTAPGGHDAALTRRDDDLLDRWPVARLVYRMITATPLGWSTRIGLYGPWGSGKTSVLNFLQLIAEEKDDIVVRLPAWRTSGEQEFIVQFYLALADALQRSGVGEPFKHWTKRQSKKIAEILEKAAKKTADLKLPESASYSEIVTLAAGAAGLAFEKLSEILQLEKSDLDALRKQLGDRRIIVFVDDLDRADPRMLPATLLTLRELLDWPGFVFVLAFDKEVVGRALRSYSDAFGESAQHFLDKIIDVPVTLPEPSPKQVQRMVARNLKYCCPFLPDTAIVQTAEWFPANPRQAKRICRSLSVFGAAADRHAEGQLDWRGIILQTVLRETEPKVAQVVEEHLLGFQSAFRANMFGNANTKEQEQHKQVALNAAQSPKDDVKNKRLLKLIEELGHARSKLSLANIHYEMSLAVREVEFTIPEFSRLVSSWGEFRNAQPLNDFIREAASRSDEGEVAVACAMLNMANFQYGEQLGRAGAFYSREAFERAMHSAAELLGLIEFCYTAGLQGAIFKARSEYDVCIGFIRSFYGSVSKNGSQPERVLRERELRLAAIIAAQCDDPQRLYMDTEPIQGTLRVPAWEVARAYELYVDALRTVLAPPLIHSAIQVFALPNGVANALGQDDARLKWVLTEERSPLYVPASKDLGCAVLKELIGSTQELGAREILAKNALSYLDAFTDRWESSSTCAEQATHYLEYIQLAWQALCQLEPTIQTRVYLKKLKSQLEKQVARPGLLDTPNWWGGKPDDIEHELRGI from the coding sequence ATGTCGGTCACACAGGCTTTTACCGCCCCCGGCGGGCACGACGCGGCGCTGACCCGCCGCGACGACGACCTTCTGGATCGCTGGCCGGTGGCCAGGCTGGTGTATCGCATGATCACCGCGACGCCCCTGGGCTGGTCGACCCGGATCGGCCTGTACGGCCCGTGGGGCAGCGGCAAGACCAGCGTGCTGAATTTTTTGCAGCTCATAGCCGAGGAGAAGGACGACATCGTGGTGCGGCTTCCCGCGTGGCGGACCAGCGGCGAGCAGGAGTTCATCGTGCAGTTCTATCTGGCGCTGGCGGATGCACTGCAACGTTCAGGTGTTGGCGAGCCCTTCAAGCACTGGACCAAACGCCAGTCGAAAAAGATCGCCGAGATCCTGGAAAAAGCCGCCAAAAAAACCGCTGACCTCAAGCTTCCCGAGTCGGCCAGCTACAGCGAAATCGTGACCTTGGCAGCCGGCGCCGCAGGGCTGGCCTTCGAGAAACTGAGTGAAATACTGCAACTGGAAAAAAGCGACCTGGATGCCCTGCGCAAGCAACTGGGCGATAGACGCATCATTGTGTTTGTCGACGACCTCGACCGTGCCGATCCGCGGATGCTCCCGGCGACCCTGTTGACGCTGCGGGAACTTCTGGACTGGCCGGGATTCGTCTTTGTCCTGGCCTTTGACAAGGAGGTCGTGGGACGGGCCCTGCGTTCCTATTCCGATGCCTTCGGCGAGTCGGCCCAGCACTTCCTGGACAAGATCATCGATGTGCCGGTGACCCTGCCCGAGCCCAGCCCGAAGCAGGTGCAGCGAATGGTCGCCAGGAACCTGAAATACTGCTGCCCATTCCTACCGGACACGGCCATCGTGCAGACCGCCGAATGGTTTCCCGCCAACCCGCGCCAGGCCAAGCGCATCTGTCGCAGCTTGTCGGTGTTCGGCGCGGCGGCTGATCGGCATGCCGAGGGCCAACTGGACTGGCGCGGGATCATCCTGCAAACCGTCTTACGTGAGACCGAACCCAAGGTGGCCCAGGTGGTTGAAGAGCACCTGCTGGGGTTCCAATCGGCCTTCAGAGCCAACATGTTTGGCAATGCCAATACCAAGGAACAGGAGCAGCACAAGCAAGTAGCGCTCAACGCCGCACAATCTCCCAAGGACGACGTTAAGAACAAGCGCCTGCTGAAGTTGATCGAAGAGCTGGGCCATGCCAGAAGCAAACTGTCCCTGGCAAACATTCACTATGAGATGAGCCTGGCGGTCCGCGAGGTGGAGTTCACCATTCCCGAGTTTTCCCGGTTGGTGAGTTCCTGGGGGGAATTCCGGAACGCCCAGCCCCTCAACGACTTCATTCGAGAGGCGGCTAGCCGCAGCGACGAAGGTGAGGTCGCAGTGGCCTGTGCGATGCTTAACATGGCGAATTTTCAGTATGGCGAGCAGTTGGGCAGAGCCGGCGCCTTTTACTCACGGGAAGCGTTCGAGCGAGCGATGCACAGCGCCGCAGAGCTGCTGGGGTTGATTGAGTTCTGTTACACGGCCGGTCTTCAGGGCGCCATATTCAAGGCGCGCAGCGAATATGACGTGTGTATCGGCTTTATCAGGAGCTTTTATGGGAGCGTCTCAAAGAACGGCAGCCAACCGGAAAGAGTGCTCCGTGAACGCGAGCTGCGATTGGCGGCGATCATTGCAGCCCAGTGCGATGACCCACAGCGCCTGTATATGGATACCGAGCCTATACAGGGCACGCTGCGTGTTCCTGCATGGGAAGTGGCCCGAGCGTATGAGCTCTATGTGGATGCGTTGCGGACGGTGCTCGCGCCGCCTCTGATACACAGTGCCATCCAAGTGTTCGCCTTGCCCAATGGCGTAGCGAATGCACTGGGCCAGGATGATGCGCGACTGAAGTGGGTACTGACTGAAGAGCGCTCACCCCTGTATGTGCCGGCCAGCAAGGACCTGGGATGCGCAGTCTTGAAGGAACTGATCGGCAGCACCCAGGAGCTGGGCGCCAGGGAAATACTGGCGAAGAACGCCTTGTCCTACCTTGATGCGTTTACTGATCGATGGGAGTCCTCCTCTACCTGTGCAGAGCAGGCCACGCACTACCTGGAATATATCCAGCTGGCTTGGCAAGCCCTCTGCCAACTGGAGCCGACCATCCAGACACGGGTGTATCTGAAGAAGTTGAAGTCGCAGCTTGAAAAGCAGGTGGCACGCCCGGGGTTGCTTGACACTCCCAACTGGTGGGGTGGCAAGCCCGATGACATCGAGCACGAACTGCGAGGCATTTGA
- a CDS encoding histidine phosphatase family protein: protein MRHGRPQGIATRRISALDMQAWIHDYERSAIDGQPAPPSSLQLAASAGVIVSSNAPRALASVQALGREPALVDPVFSEAQLPYGRWRRPRLSPFTWAAILRILWLCGYSGQVESAAGARQRAAVAARRLQSLAGKQPVLLLGHGWMNRLIGKQLAAAGWKRHHSDGGRYWSATVYRRQ, encoded by the coding sequence ATGCGTCACGGTCGACCCCAGGGTATTGCCACCCGGAGAATATCCGCCCTCGACATGCAGGCCTGGATACACGACTACGAACGCTCCGCCATCGACGGCCAGCCCGCCCCACCCTCCAGCCTGCAACTGGCCGCCAGCGCTGGGGTGATTGTCTCCAGTAACGCGCCACGGGCCCTGGCATCTGTCCAGGCGCTCGGACGGGAACCTGCCCTGGTGGACCCGGTATTCAGCGAGGCGCAACTGCCCTACGGGCGCTGGAGACGACCACGCCTGTCGCCCTTTACCTGGGCCGCGATCCTGAGAATCCTCTGGTTGTGCGGTTATTCAGGACAGGTCGAATCGGCCGCTGGGGCCCGGCAGCGCGCCGCAGTCGCCGCCCGCCGACTGCAGTCCCTGGCCGGAAAACAGCCGGTGCTGTTGCTCGGTCATGGCTGGATGAACCGTCTGATCGGCAAGCAGTTGGCCGCCGCCGGCTGGAAACGCCATCACAGCGACGGTGGTCGCTACTGGAGTGCGACAGTCTATCGACGGCAATAG
- a CDS encoding MBL fold metallo-hydrolase gives MRLSFLGAAGTVTGSKYLVQHEGRHVLVDCGLFQGYKQLRQHNWEAFGLPLRELDAIVLTHAHLDHSGYLPLLVRNGYRGPVYATAATCELAKILLRDSARLQEEEAAYANRHGFSKHAPALPLYTERDAEQALKLLHPLQLQHRVEVVPGLHVQLRGAGHILGAASVQVDAAGTSVVFSGDLGRMQDPLMFAPESIEQADYLLVESTYGDRLHPRDDPEQQLADVINRTAARGGITLVPSFAVGRAQLLMYHLYRLRQRQAIPDLPIYLNSPMATDTTHLYQRFRSEHRLSREECEGMCHVARIVRSTQESMALDQLNSPAVIIAASGMATGGRVLYHLKVLAPDPANSLLFPGFQAGGTRGAQIIAGAESVRIHGREVPIRAEVTAMQSLSAHADADEIMQWLRGFKRAPKHTYVIHGEANAADTLRRRISLELGWSVSVPEYRDSVDLEPGSAA, from the coding sequence ATGCGCCTGAGCTTTCTCGGTGCCGCCGGCACCGTCACCGGCAGCAAATACCTGGTGCAGCACGAGGGCCGGCATGTGCTGGTGGACTGCGGGCTGTTCCAGGGCTACAAGCAGCTGCGCCAGCACAACTGGGAAGCCTTCGGCCTGCCGCTGCGCGAGTTGGACGCCATCGTGCTGACCCATGCTCACCTGGATCACAGCGGCTACCTGCCGCTGCTGGTGCGCAACGGCTACCGCGGACCGGTGTATGCCACCGCCGCCACCTGCGAGCTGGCCAAGATACTGCTGCGCGACAGCGCAAGACTGCAGGAAGAGGAGGCGGCCTACGCCAACCGCCACGGTTTCTCCAAACATGCCCCGGCGTTGCCGCTGTACACCGAGCGCGATGCCGAGCAGGCCCTGAAACTCCTGCATCCGCTGCAATTGCAGCATCGGGTGGAAGTGGTGCCGGGGTTGCATGTCCAATTGCGCGGCGCCGGGCACATTCTCGGCGCCGCCTCGGTCCAGGTGGACGCCGCGGGCACCAGTGTGGTGTTTTCCGGTGATCTGGGCCGCATGCAGGACCCGCTGATGTTCGCCCCCGAAAGCATCGAGCAGGCCGACTACCTGCTGGTGGAGTCGACCTACGGCGACCGTCTGCATCCCCGGGACGACCCCGAGCAGCAACTGGCCGATGTCATCAACCGTACCGCCGCGCGTGGCGGCATCACCCTGGTGCCGTCCTTTGCCGTGGGGCGCGCGCAGTTGCTGATGTATCACCTGTATCGCCTGCGCCAGCGCCAGGCAATTCCCGATCTGCCGATCTACCTCAACAGCCCCATGGCCACCGACACCACCCATCTGTACCAGCGTTTTCGCAGTGAGCACCGATTGTCCCGGGAGGAATGCGAAGGCATGTGCCATGTCGCGCGCATCGTGCGCAGCACCCAGGAGTCCATGGCCCTGGACCAACTCAACAGTCCGGCGGTGATCATCGCCGCCAGCGGCATGGCCACCGGCGGCCGGGTGCTCTATCACCTGAAGGTGCTGGCGCCCGATCCGGCCAACAGCCTGCTGTTTCCCGGGTTCCAGGCCGGTGGCACCCGTGGCGCGCAGATCATCGCCGGTGCCGAGTCGGTGCGCATCCATGGCCGGGAAGTGCCGATCCGCGCCGAAGTCACGGCCATGCAGAGCCTTTCGGCCCACGCCGACGCCGACGAGATCATGCAATGGCTGCGGGGCTTCAAGCGTGCGCCGAAGCACACCTATGTGATCCACGGCGAGGCCAATGCCGCCGACACCTTGCGCCGGCGTATCAGCCTGGAACTGGGCTGGTCGGTGTCGGTGCCGGAATACCGCGACAGCGTGGATCTGGAGCCTGGCTCGGCGGCCTAA
- a CDS encoding SDR family oxidoreductase: MRCTFVTGATGLLGNNLVRELLARGCKVKALVRSRARGEQQFGSLRGLELVVGDLADVDGFAAALRGCDTLFHAAAFFRDNYKGGSHWQQLHTINVLGTQRLLERAYDAGIRRVVHTSSIAVLNGEPGSLIDETCLRDPAGADPYYRSKILADRVLLAFLDSHSQMQGCMVLPGWMWGPGDIGPTSAGQLLIDVVRGRLPGLVPGSFSLVDARDVALAQIAAARYGRRGQRYLAAGRHMTMAQLVPIIGRIAGVSTPTRPLPVPLLYTLAAAQEVYARLTGKPVLLSLATVRLMLREADRSHFDPSKSERELDLSLRSLERTIGDTLAWYREHGWIAQAAPAASSSTNRT; this comes from the coding sequence ATGCGCTGCACCTTCGTCACCGGTGCCACCGGCCTGCTGGGCAACAACCTGGTCCGCGAGCTGCTGGCCCGAGGCTGCAAGGTCAAGGCCCTGGTGCGCTCCAGGGCCAGGGGCGAACAGCAGTTCGGTTCCCTGCGCGGCCTGGAACTGGTGGTCGGCGACCTGGCCGATGTCGACGGCTTCGCCGCCGCGTTGCGGGGCTGCGACACGCTGTTTCATGCCGCGGCGTTCTTTCGCGACAATTACAAGGGCGGCAGCCACTGGCAGCAACTGCACACGATCAACGTCCTGGGCACTCAGCGCTTGCTGGAGCGGGCCTACGATGCCGGCATCCGCCGCGTCGTGCATACCTCGTCGATTGCCGTGCTCAACGGCGAGCCCGGCAGCCTGATCGATGAAACCTGCCTGCGCGACCCGGCGGGCGCGGACCCCTACTACCGCAGCAAGATCCTCGCCGATCGCGTCTTGCTGGCCTTTCTCGACAGCCACTCACAGATGCAGGGGTGCATGGTCCTGCCCGGCTGGATGTGGGGCCCCGGCGATATCGGACCGACCTCTGCCGGGCAATTGCTCATCGACGTGGTACGCGGTCGCCTGCCGGGACTGGTTCCCGGCAGTTTCTCGCTGGTCGACGCCCGGGATGTGGCCCTGGCGCAGATTGCCGCCGCCCGCTACGGACGCCGCGGCCAACGCTACCTGGCGGCGGGTCGGCACATGACCATGGCCCAGCTGGTGCCGATCATCGGGCGGATCGCCGGAGTCAGCACGCCGACCCGGCCACTGCCGGTGCCCTTGCTCTATACCCTGGCGGCAGCACAGGAGGTCTATGCACGCCTGACCGGCAAGCCGGTGTTGCTGAGCCTGGCGACCGTGCGCCTGATGCTCCGGGAAGCGGACCGCAGCCACTTCGACCCCAGCAAGAGCGAGCGAGAACTCGACCTGAGCTTGCGCTCCCTGGAACGCACCATCGGCGACACCCTGGCCTGGTACCGGGAGCACGGCTGGATCGCCCAGGCTGCCCCCGCCGCCTCAAGCAGCACCAATCGGACGTAG
- the fnr gene encoding fumarate/nitrate reduction transcriptional regulator Fnr gives MPPLQTRPIHVQHLKAACSNCSVLELCLPIGLNHQEVQRLDTLILQRMKVKKGHTLYHAGDPLHSLYAVRMGFFKTCVLSVDGREQVTGFQMAGEILGLDAISTNQHACSAFALEDCEVCPIPFAQLEHLSQALPSLQHNLNKILSREIVRDHSMLLLMGNMNSDERLAAFLLNLSQRLSLRGYSSRAFVLRMRREEIGSYLGLRLETICRGIAHLRDQGLVTINGKQVQILDLEGLKRRVAGCQNPARD, from the coding sequence ATGCCGCCACTCCAGACACGCCCCATTCACGTGCAACACCTCAAGGCCGCCTGCTCAAATTGCAGCGTGCTGGAGTTGTGCTTGCCCATCGGCCTCAATCACCAGGAGGTGCAACGCCTGGACACCTTGATCCTGCAGCGGATGAAGGTGAAGAAAGGCCATACGCTGTATCACGCCGGCGATCCCTTGCATTCGCTGTACGCCGTGCGCATGGGCTTCTTCAAGACCTGCGTGCTGTCGGTGGACGGCCGCGAGCAGGTCACCGGGTTCCAGATGGCCGGGGAGATTCTCGGGCTCGATGCCATCAGCACCAACCAGCATGCCTGCAGCGCCTTTGCCCTGGAGGATTGCGAGGTGTGCCCGATTCCCTTCGCCCAGCTGGAACACTTGTCCCAGGCCCTGCCTTCGCTGCAGCACAACCTGAACAAGATCCTCAGCCGGGAGATCGTGCGTGATCACAGCATGTTGCTGCTGATGGGCAACATGAACTCCGACGAGCGCCTGGCGGCCTTTCTGCTCAATCTGTCCCAGCGCCTGAGCCTGCGCGGCTATTCGTCTCGGGCCTTTGTCCTGCGCATGCGCCGCGAGGAAATCGGCTCCTACCTGGGCCTGCGCCTGGAAACCATCTGCCGGGGCATTGCCCATCTGCGCGACCAGGGCCTGGTGACGATCAACGGCAAGCAGGTCCAGATCCTCGATCTGGAAGGCCTGAAGCGACGGGTCGCGGGCTGCCAGAACCCGGCCAGGGATTAG